Proteins encoded by one window of Streptomyces sp. NBC_01571:
- a CDS encoding TerD family protein codes for MTVNMTKGQAISLQKNDGGTLTAVRMGLGWQAAPRRGLFGSRTREIDLDASAVLFADKQPVDVVFFRHLVSDDGSVRHTGDNVVGGVGQGGDDEAILVDLQRLPVHIDQIVFTVNSFTGQTFQEVQNAFCRLVDETNGQELARYTLAGGGQYTAQIMAKVHRSGQGWQMTALGTPANGRTFQDLMPAILPHL; via the coding sequence GTGACGGTCAACATGACCAAGGGTCAGGCCATCAGTCTGCAGAAGAACGACGGGGGCACCCTGACCGCGGTGCGCATGGGGCTCGGCTGGCAGGCGGCACCCCGGCGCGGCCTGTTCGGCTCGCGCACCAGGGAGATCGACCTCGACGCCTCCGCCGTGCTGTTCGCGGACAAGCAGCCCGTCGACGTGGTGTTCTTCCGTCACCTCGTCAGCGACGACGGCTCCGTGCGGCACACCGGTGACAATGTGGTCGGCGGAGTGGGCCAGGGCGGGGACGACGAAGCGATCCTCGTCGATCTGCAGCGCCTCCCGGTCCACATCGACCAGATCGTCTTCACCGTGAACTCCTTCACGGGCCAGACGTTCCAGGAGGTGCAGAACGCGTTCTGCCGTCTGGTCGACGAGACCAACGGCCAGGAGCTCGCCCGCTACACGCTCGCGGGCGGCGGCCAGTACACCGCCCAGATCATGGCGAAGGTGCACCGCTCCGGCCAGGGCTGGCAGATGACGGCTCTCGGCACCCCGGCCAACGGCCGTACCTTCCAGGACCTGATGCCCGCGATCCTGCCGCACCTGTAG
- the uvrB gene encoding excinuclease ABC subunit UvrB, whose product MRPVSKIERSVAPFEVVSPYQPSGDQPAAIAELDKRVRAGEKDVVLLGATGTGKSATTAWMIEKLQRPTLVMAPNKTLAAQLANEFRELLPNNAVEYFVSYYDYYQPEAYVPQSDTYIEKDSSINEEVERLRHSATNSLLTRRDVVVVASVSCIYGLGTPQEYVDRMVSLKVGDEIDRDDLLRRFVDIQYTRNDVAFARGTFRVRGDTIEIFPVYEELAVRIEMFGDEIEALSTLHPLTGEVISDDEQIYVFPATHYVAGPERMERAVNDIEKELGERLAELEKQGKLLEAQRLRMRTTYDLEMLRQIGSCSGVENYSMHFDGREPGSPPNTLIDYFPDDFLLVIDESHNTVPQIGAMYEGDASRKRTLVDHGFRLPSALDNRPLKWEEFQERIGQTVYLSATPGKYELSRADGYVEQIIRPTGLIDPEVVVKPTEGQIDDLVHEIRKRTEKDERVLVTTLTKKMAEDLTDYFLELGIQVRYLHSDVDTLRRVELLRELRAGEFDVLVGINLLREGLDLPEVSLVSILDADKEGFLRSGTSLIQTIGRAARNVSGQVHMYADRITPAMEKAIDETNRRREKQVAYNEERGLDPQPLRKKINDIVAQIAREDVDTEQLLGSGYRKAKDGKGAKAPVPSLGGKAAKSAKSAAKTPTDRPAAELAGQIEEMTDRMRAAAADLQFEIAARLRDEVSEMKKELRQMREAGLA is encoded by the coding sequence ATGCGGCCCGTATCAAAGATCGAACGTTCGGTGGCGCCCTTCGAGGTCGTCAGCCCCTACCAGCCGAGCGGTGACCAGCCGGCGGCCATCGCCGAGCTGGACAAGCGCGTCCGCGCAGGTGAGAAAGACGTCGTCCTGCTGGGCGCGACCGGCACCGGCAAGTCCGCCACCACCGCGTGGATGATCGAGAAGCTCCAGCGCCCCACGCTCGTCATGGCCCCGAACAAGACGCTGGCCGCGCAGCTGGCCAACGAGTTCCGCGAGCTGCTCCCGAACAACGCGGTCGAGTACTTCGTCTCGTACTACGACTACTACCAGCCCGAGGCCTACGTCCCCCAGTCGGACACCTACATCGAGAAGGACTCCTCGATCAACGAGGAGGTCGAGCGGCTGCGCCACTCCGCGACCAACTCGCTGCTCACCCGACGCGATGTCGTGGTCGTCGCCTCGGTCTCCTGCATCTACGGCCTCGGAACGCCGCAGGAATACGTCGACCGGATGGTCAGCCTCAAGGTCGGCGACGAGATCGACCGCGACGACCTGCTGCGCCGCTTCGTCGACATCCAGTACACCCGTAACGACGTGGCGTTCGCCCGGGGTACCTTCCGGGTCCGCGGCGACACCATCGAGATCTTCCCGGTCTACGAGGAGCTCGCCGTCCGCATCGAGATGTTCGGCGACGAGATCGAGGCGCTCTCCACGCTGCACCCGCTCACCGGCGAGGTCATCAGCGACGACGAACAGATCTACGTGTTCCCGGCGACCCACTACGTGGCGGGTCCCGAGCGCATGGAGCGCGCCGTCAACGACATCGAGAAGGAGCTCGGCGAGCGTCTCGCCGAGCTGGAGAAGCAGGGCAAGCTCCTGGAAGCCCAGCGGCTGCGCATGCGCACCACGTACGACCTCGAGATGCTGCGCCAGATCGGCTCGTGCTCCGGCGTGGAGAACTACTCGATGCACTTCGACGGACGTGAGCCCGGTTCCCCGCCGAACACGCTCATCGACTACTTCCCGGACGACTTCCTGCTCGTCATCGACGAGTCGCACAACACGGTGCCGCAGATCGGTGCCATGTACGAAGGCGACGCCTCCCGCAAGCGCACGCTCGTCGACCACGGCTTCCGGCTGCCCTCCGCCCTGGACAACCGCCCCCTGAAGTGGGAGGAGTTCCAGGAGCGCATCGGACAGACCGTCTATCTGTCGGCGACCCCGGGCAAGTACGAGCTCTCCCGCGCGGACGGCTACGTGGAGCAGATCATCCGGCCCACCGGCCTGATCGACCCCGAGGTCGTCGTCAAGCCCACCGAGGGCCAGATCGACGACCTGGTGCACGAGATCCGCAAGCGCACCGAGAAGGACGAACGCGTTCTGGTCACCACACTCACCAAGAAGATGGCCGAGGACCTCACCGACTACTTCCTGGAACTCGGCATCCAGGTGCGCTATCTGCACAGCGACGTCGACACCCTGCGCCGGGTCGAGCTGCTGCGCGAGCTGCGCGCGGGCGAGTTCGACGTCCTGGTCGGCATCAACCTGCTGCGAGAGGGCCTCGACCTGCCCGAGGTGTCCCTGGTGTCGATCCTCGACGCCGACAAGGAGGGCTTCCTGCGCTCGGGCACCTCCCTGATCCAGACCATCGGCCGCGCGGCGCGCAACGTCTCCGGCCAGGTCCACATGTACGCCGACCGGATCACCCCGGCGATGGAGAAGGCCATCGACGAGACCAACCGGCGCCGCGAGAAGCAGGTCGCGTACAACGAGGAGAGGGGCCTCGACCCGCAGCCCCTCCGCAAGAAGATCAACGACATCGTGGCGCAGATCGCCCGCGAGGACGTCGACACGGAGCAGCTGCTCGGCTCGGGCTACCGCAAGGCGAAGGACGGCAAGGGAGCCAAGGCCCCGGTGCCCTCGCTCGGTGGCAAGGCGGCCAAGTCCGCCAAGAGTGCCGCGAAGACCCCGACCGACCGCCCCGCGGCCGAGCTCGCCGGGCAGATCGAGGAGATGACGGACCGCATGCGGGCCGCCGCGGCGGACCTCCAGTTCGAGATCGCGGCCCGACTGCGCGACGAGGTGTCGGAGATGAAGAAGGAACTGCGTCAGATGAGGGAGGCGGGCCTGGCCTGA
- a CDS encoding MHYT domain-containing protein encodes MQGTIDGFSYGLVTPVVAFLMACLGGALGLRCTTRSMLVTRSWRAGWLALGSAAIGSGIWTMHFIAMMGFSVAETPIHYDRPTTFASLGVAIVMVGVGIFIVGYRGATGTALFTGGTLTGLGVASMHYLGMAGMRLNGKLEYNTLTVAASVVIAVVAAITALWAAGQVRGFLWSVGASLVMGLAVSGMHYTGMAALSVHLHHSSSTPAGDSATTLLAPMMIGPLVFLCLAGAVVLFDPLMVMGKPDRTPVERIPGIPAHPGGPYRGHRPQRRTGHDRAHRNVRTPQSR; translated from the coding sequence ATGCAGGGCACGATCGACGGCTTCAGCTACGGACTCGTCACACCGGTGGTGGCGTTCCTCATGGCGTGCCTGGGTGGAGCGCTCGGCCTGCGGTGCACCACCAGATCGATGCTCGTCACCCGTTCCTGGCGGGCCGGCTGGCTAGCGCTCGGCTCGGCCGCGATCGGCTCGGGCATCTGGACCATGCACTTCATCGCGATGATGGGGTTCTCTGTCGCGGAGACCCCGATCCACTACGACAGGCCCACGACGTTCGCGAGTCTGGGCGTGGCCATCGTGATGGTCGGCGTCGGGATCTTCATCGTGGGCTACCGCGGCGCCACCGGGACGGCACTGTTCACCGGGGGCACCCTCACCGGTCTGGGCGTCGCCTCCATGCACTACCTGGGCATGGCCGGCATGCGCCTGAACGGCAAATTGGAGTACAACACGCTCACCGTCGCCGCCTCCGTCGTCATAGCCGTCGTCGCCGCCATCACCGCCCTGTGGGCGGCGGGCCAGGTCCGGGGATTCCTCTGGAGCGTGGGCGCCAGTCTCGTCATGGGGCTGGCTGTCAGCGGCATGCACTACACGGGTATGGCCGCCCTCAGCGTCCATCTCCACCACAGTTCCAGCACCCCCGCGGGTGACTCGGCCACCACCTTGCTCGCGCCCATGATGATCGGCCCGCTGGTCTTCCTCTGTCTGGCCGGTGCCGTCGTGCTGTTCGACCCCCTGATGGTGATGGGAAAGCCGGACCGGACCCCCGTGGAGCGCATACCCGGCATTCCGGCCCACCCGGGCGGTCCCTATCGCGGCCACCGCCCGCAGCGGCGCACCGGCCACGACCGTGCGCACCGGAACGTGCGGACCCCGCAGAGCCGGTGA
- a CDS encoding glycerophosphodiester phosphodiesterase family protein produces the protein MHARVAAATTTALIGGTVLLGGTASILPAPHGRAGSPDGGVVIVAHRGASAHAPENTLASIDKAAAMGFDWVENDVQRTKDGQLVVLHDATLARTTNVEKVYPRRAPWKVKDFTAAEIARLDAGSWFGRRYAGTRVPTLRQYMERVSHNHQKLVLEIKNPDLYPGIERETLKLLSNEGWLDQEHLRHRLVVQSFSAESVRTVHDLRPGITTAFLGKPSYAQLREYARFTDLINPDSTSLTSGYVATVHAFKGPHGRPMGVFVWTVDDARTAQRLSGYGVDGVITNKPDVVRSALQES, from the coding sequence ATGCACGCGCGCGTTGCCGCCGCCACGACCACAGCGCTCATCGGGGGCACCGTGCTTCTCGGGGGCACCGCCTCGATACTGCCCGCTCCGCACGGGCGGGCCGGCTCCCCGGACGGCGGTGTCGTGATCGTCGCGCACCGCGGCGCTTCCGCCCACGCGCCCGAGAACACCCTGGCCTCCATCGACAAGGCCGCCGCGATGGGATTCGACTGGGTCGAGAACGACGTCCAGCGCACCAAGGACGGCCAACTCGTGGTGCTCCACGACGCCACACTGGCGCGCACGACCAATGTCGAGAAGGTCTATCCCCGCCGGGCTCCCTGGAAGGTCAAGGACTTCACCGCCGCGGAGATCGCGCGTCTCGACGCGGGCAGCTGGTTCGGCCGCCGGTACGCCGGTACGCGCGTGCCGACGCTGCGGCAGTACATGGAGCGGGTCTCGCACAATCACCAGAAGCTCGTCCTGGAGATCAAGAACCCCGACCTCTATCCGGGCATCGAGCGGGAGACCCTCAAGCTGCTGAGCAACGAGGGCTGGCTCGACCAGGAGCACCTCCGGCACCGGCTGGTCGTCCAGAGCTTCAGCGCGGAGAGCGTGCGGACGGTCCACGATCTGCGTCCCGGGATCACGACGGCTTTCCTGGGCAAGCCGTCGTACGCGCAGTTGCGCGAGTACGCGCGGTTCACCGACCTGATCAACCCGGACAGCACCTCCCTCACCTCCGGCTACGTCGCCACGGTCCATGCCTTCAAGGGACCGCACGGCAGGCCCATGGGGGTCTTCGTCTGGACCGTCGACGACGCGCGCACCGCCCAGCGTCTGTCCGGCTACGGCGTGGACGGCGTCATCACGAACAAGCCCGACGTGGTCCGCAGCGCGCTGCAGGAGAGCTGA
- a CDS encoding methylated-DNA--[protein]-cysteine S-methyltransferase — translation MNSHGQDEHRVVWSVVGTDIGPLLLAATDDGLVNVVFHATDAVRDRALERLAARLGTEPVEAPASPFLAEAIRQVGAYFAGERRDFELPLDWSLISGFNRQVLRELESGVAYGAVVGYGDLARRVGQPGAAQAVGVAMGSNPLPVVVPCHRVVESDGGIGGFGGGLETKRKLLALEGVLPEPLF, via the coding sequence ATGAACAGCCATGGACAGGACGAGCATCGGGTCGTGTGGAGCGTCGTCGGCACGGACATCGGTCCGCTGCTGCTGGCGGCGACGGACGACGGCCTGGTGAACGTGGTGTTCCACGCCACGGACGCGGTCCGCGACAGGGCGCTCGAGCGGCTCGCCGCGCGCCTGGGCACCGAGCCGGTCGAGGCACCCGCGTCCCCGTTCCTGGCCGAGGCGATACGCCAGGTCGGGGCGTACTTCGCGGGTGAGCGACGTGACTTCGAGCTGCCGCTGGACTGGTCGCTCATCTCCGGGTTCAACCGCCAGGTGCTGCGCGAGCTGGAGTCCGGCGTCGCGTACGGCGCGGTCGTGGGCTATGGCGACCTCGCCCGGCGGGTGGGCCAGCCGGGCGCGGCGCAGGCGGTCGGCGTGGCGATGGGTTCGAACCCGCTGCCGGTCGTCGTGCCGTGCCACCGGGTCGTGGAGAGCGACGGCGGCATCGGAGGGTTCGGGGGCGGACTGGAGACGAAGCGGAAGCTGCTGGCGCTGGAAGGGGTGCTGCCGGAACCGCTGTTCTGA
- a CDS encoding MFS transporter, which produces MRVFAVTAVGRQAAVPVDIEGIPALRRRVTAVLIAGQILGGLGVATGIALATVLAKQVSGTESLSGLAPTATVTGTAVLSVPLAALMTARGRRPGLVLAYLIGASGACLVVVAACLGSFPLLLLGMAGFGAASSANLQARFAAADLAEPQRRARAISNVVWATTIGAVLGPNIAAPAGRSVAGLGIPQAAGPFLWAAGVFLLSALLVAVLLRPDPLLTARALAPAEEGSADARSVRAGFAAVAASPRARLALVTVAVSHTAMVSIMSMTPVDLGHHGASIDLIGLVISAHIAGMYAFSPLMGRLSDRYGRLSGIALAGGLLACAALLAGTAGGSHGQTAAGLFVLGLGWSSGLVSGSALLTDSVPQAARAAAQGVSDLTMNTAAGVGGATAGLIVAEASYGWLNLVAACLLLPLGGLALFTRRRHGRPSESLRDTAGQGPTALG; this is translated from the coding sequence ATGCGGGTCTTCGCGGTGACCGCCGTCGGACGGCAGGCCGCCGTGCCCGTGGACATCGAGGGGATACCGGCGCTGCGGCGCCGAGTCACCGCCGTACTGATCGCGGGCCAGATCCTCGGCGGGCTCGGTGTCGCCACCGGCATCGCGCTCGCCACCGTACTGGCCAAGCAGGTCAGCGGAACCGAGTCGCTGTCCGGTCTGGCGCCCACCGCGACGGTCACCGGCACAGCGGTGCTCTCCGTACCGCTGGCCGCGCTGATGACCGCACGCGGGCGTCGGCCCGGGCTCGTACTCGCCTATCTCATCGGCGCCTCGGGGGCCTGCCTCGTCGTGGTCGCCGCGTGCCTCGGGAGCTTCCCCCTGCTGCTGCTCGGCATGGCGGGGTTCGGCGCGGCCTCGTCGGCGAACCTCCAGGCGCGGTTCGCGGCCGCCGACCTGGCCGAACCCCAGCGGCGTGCCCGCGCCATCTCGAACGTGGTGTGGGCCACCACGATCGGTGCGGTGCTCGGGCCCAACATCGCCGCGCCCGCGGGACGCAGCGTGGCCGGGCTCGGGATACCACAGGCGGCCGGGCCGTTCCTCTGGGCGGCCGGGGTCTTCCTGCTCTCGGCGCTGCTGGTGGCCGTCCTGCTGCGGCCCGATCCACTGCTGACCGCCCGGGCGCTCGCGCCGGCCGAGGAGGGGTCCGCCGACGCTCGGTCCGTCCGAGCCGGTTTCGCCGCCGTCGCCGCTTCGCCACGGGCCAGGCTGGCGCTCGTGACCGTGGCGGTGTCGCACACCGCGATGGTCTCGATCATGTCGATGACCCCTGTCGACCTCGGGCACCACGGGGCGAGCATCGATCTGATCGGGCTGGTGATCAGCGCGCACATCGCGGGTATGTACGCGTTCTCGCCCCTCATGGGACGGCTCTCCGACCGCTACGGGCGTCTCTCCGGGATAGCGCTCGCCGGAGGTCTGCTCGCCTGCGCGGCACTGCTCGCGGGCACGGCGGGCGGCAGCCACGGACAGACCGCAGCGGGGCTCTTCGTCCTGGGCCTGGGCTGGTCGTCCGGACTGGTGTCCGGGTCGGCGCTCCTCACGGACTCGGTGCCCCAGGCCGCGCGGGCCGCCGCGCAGGGGGTCTCCGACCTGACCATGAACACGGCGGCCGGTGTGGGTGGGGCGACGGCCGGTCTCATCGTCGCGGAGGCGAGTTACGGGTGGTTGAACCTCGTCGCCGCGTGCCTGCTGCTCCCCCTGGGCGGACTGGCGCTCTTCACCCGCAGACGGCACGGCCGACCCTCCGAAAGCCTTCGGGACACCGCGGGCCAGGGCCCCACGGCCCTGGGCTAG
- a CDS encoding cupin domain-containing protein gives MTENSRATPSFAVHIPDAELEPEPLDPDQIVSGAPVVTGKVLWESADGKQSRGIWQITPGVVTDTEANELFVVVSGRATIAIEGGGLIEVGPGDAAILREGDRTTWTVHETLRKAYHISL, from the coding sequence ATGACCGAGAACAGCCGGGCCACCCCGTCCTTCGCCGTCCACATCCCCGACGCCGAGCTCGAACCGGAGCCGCTCGACCCGGACCAGATCGTCTCCGGCGCCCCGGTCGTGACCGGCAAGGTGCTGTGGGAGTCGGCCGACGGCAAGCAGTCGCGCGGCATCTGGCAGATCACCCCCGGCGTGGTGACCGACACCGAGGCGAACGAGCTCTTCGTCGTCGTCAGCGGCCGCGCCACGATCGCGATCGAGGGCGGGGGCCTCATCGAGGTGGGCCCGGGCGACGCGGCGATCCTGCGCGAGGGCGACCGTACGACGTGGACCGTGCACGAGACGCTCCGCAAGGCGTACCACATCAGCCTGTAG
- the fdhA gene encoding formaldehyde dehydrogenase, glutathione-independent — protein sequence MSESGNRAVAYLKPGAVEVRTIDHPTLELQDGPGVASENVGRKCRHGVILKVLASNICGSDQHMVRGRTTAPEGLVLGHEITGEVLERGPDVEFIEVGDIVSVPFNIACGRCRNCKERRTGICLNVNPARPGAAYGYVDMGGWVGGQAQYAMVPYADFNLLKFPDRDQAREKLLDLTMLSDIFPTGFHGAVTAGAGVGSTVYVAGAGPVGLAAAASAQLLGAAVVIVGDLNAERLAQARSFGCETVDVSEGRVEDQIAQILGEPEVDAAVDAVGFEARAHGPDAEEAPATVLNSLMGITRAGGALGIPGLYVTDDPGGIDQDARTGTLKVRLGLGWAKSHRLSTGQCPVMRYHRGLMQAILHERVHIAKAVNATVIGLEDAPRGYAEFDQGAGRKYVLDPHGALAGVRPV from the coding sequence ATGAGCGAGAGCGGAAACAGGGCAGTCGCTTATCTCAAGCCGGGTGCGGTGGAGGTCAGGACCATCGACCATCCGACGCTCGAACTGCAGGACGGGCCGGGAGTGGCCTCCGAGAACGTCGGCCGCAAGTGCCGGCACGGGGTCATTCTCAAGGTGCTCGCGAGCAACATCTGTGGCAGTGACCAGCACATGGTGCGGGGCCGTACGACCGCCCCCGAGGGGCTGGTCCTCGGACACGAAATCACCGGAGAGGTACTGGAACGCGGTCCGGACGTCGAGTTCATCGAGGTCGGGGACATCGTCTCGGTACCGTTCAACATCGCCTGCGGCCGGTGCCGCAACTGCAAGGAGCGCAGGACCGGCATCTGTCTGAACGTCAATCCGGCCCGGCCGGGGGCCGCCTACGGTTATGTCGACATGGGCGGCTGGGTCGGAGGCCAGGCCCAGTACGCCATGGTCCCCTACGCGGACTTCAACCTGCTGAAGTTCCCCGACCGCGACCAGGCGCGCGAGAAGCTCCTCGACCTGACCATGCTGTCGGACATCTTCCCCACCGGCTTCCACGGCGCGGTCACCGCGGGCGCCGGGGTCGGTTCGACGGTGTACGTCGCCGGGGCTGGTCCGGTCGGTCTGGCAGCGGCCGCGTCGGCGCAGCTCCTGGGCGCCGCAGTCGTCATCGTCGGAGACCTCAACGCCGAACGCCTCGCCCAGGCCCGGAGTTTCGGCTGCGAGACGGTGGACGTCTCCGAGGGCCGGGTGGAGGACCAGATCGCGCAGATCCTCGGCGAACCCGAGGTCGACGCGGCCGTCGACGCGGTCGGCTTCGAGGCACGCGCGCACGGCCCGGACGCCGAGGAGGCGCCCGCGACCGTGCTCAATTCGCTGATGGGCATCACGCGCGCGGGTGGGGCGCTCGGCATTCCCGGGCTGTACGTCACGGACGACCCCGGCGGGATCGACCAGGACGCGCGCACCGGAACGCTGAAGGTGCGGCTCGGCCTGGGGTGGGCGAAGAGCCATCGCCTCAGCACGGGGCAGTGCCCGGTGATGCGATACCACCGGGGGCTGATGCAGGCGATCCTGCACGAACGGGTGCACATCGCCAAGGCGGTCAACGCGACCGTGATCGGTCTGGAGGACGCCCCGCGCGGCTACGCCGAGTTCGACCAGGGCGCCGGCCGCAAGTACGTGCTCGATCCGCACGGGGCCCTGGCCGGTGTACGGCCTGTCTGA
- a CDS encoding VOC family protein translates to MTDNSPRLDHVVLWVRDPVASADFYERAVGLEPLRVTEYAAGKEPFPSVRLNEETIFDLAPLPLAAYMNMVPGGAASAGHPVNHVCLSLGGDDFDALRARLEERSVPVSGFSYDSFGARGLARRSFYFRDPDGNVFEARHYE, encoded by the coding sequence ATGACGGACAACTCGCCACGTCTCGACCATGTCGTTCTCTGGGTACGCGATCCGGTCGCGTCGGCCGACTTCTACGAGAGGGCGGTCGGCCTGGAGCCCCTGAGGGTCACCGAATACGCCGCGGGGAAGGAACCGTTCCCCTCCGTACGCCTGAACGAGGAGACGATTTTCGACCTCGCGCCGCTCCCGCTGGCGGCGTACATGAACATGGTCCCCGGGGGCGCGGCCAGTGCCGGCCACCCCGTCAACCATGTATGCCTGTCCTTGGGGGGAGACGATTTCGACGCTCTGCGGGCGCGTCTGGAGGAGCGGTCCGTCCCCGTCTCGGGCTTCTCCTACGACTCGTTCGGCGCCCGCGGCCTGGCCAGGCGCAGCTTCTACTTCCGTGACCCGGACGGGAACGTCTTCGAGGCGCGGCACTACGAGTAG
- a CDS encoding pseudouridine-5'-phosphate glycosidase, whose amino-acid sequence MIVVSEEVREALDTRRPVVALESTIIAHGLPRPRNLQVALELEDVVRREGAVPATIAVLDGRPHVGLDKEQLERVANEDGIRKLGHRDLPLAVATGASGATTVSATALLAALAGVRVFATGGLGGVHREWTTTQDESADLGLLARTRITVVCAGVKSILDVPATLQRLETLGVAVAGYGTGHFPGFYLSDSGHPVDWTLDSPGQVADVMRAQDALDGPASALIVANPVPEEEQLDPGLHARVLADALRACEAEGVTGQAVTPFLLDHLVRHTDGASLSANLAAVRGNVRLAGRIAAAWAGA is encoded by the coding sequence GTGATCGTGGTGTCCGAAGAGGTGCGGGAGGCGCTCGACACGCGCCGGCCGGTGGTGGCCCTGGAGTCGACGATCATCGCGCACGGGCTGCCGCGTCCGCGCAATCTGCAGGTCGCGCTGGAACTGGAGGACGTCGTACGGCGGGAGGGTGCCGTACCCGCGACGATCGCCGTGCTGGACGGGCGTCCTCATGTCGGACTGGACAAGGAGCAGTTGGAACGGGTCGCGAACGAGGACGGCATCCGCAAGCTCGGGCACCGCGATCTGCCGCTCGCGGTGGCGACGGGCGCGAGCGGGGCGACGACCGTGTCCGCGACGGCGCTGCTGGCCGCCCTCGCGGGCGTACGGGTGTTCGCGACGGGCGGGCTCGGCGGTGTGCACCGGGAGTGGACGACGACGCAGGACGAGTCGGCCGACCTGGGCCTGCTGGCGCGTACCCGGATCACGGTCGTGTGCGCGGGCGTGAAGTCGATCCTCGACGTGCCGGCGACCTTGCAGCGCCTGGAGACGCTGGGTGTCGCGGTGGCCGGGTACGGCACCGGTCACTTCCCCGGCTTCTATCTGTCCGACTCAGGTCATCCCGTGGACTGGACGCTGGATTCTCCCGGTCAGGTGGCGGATGTCATGCGCGCGCAGGACGCGCTGGACGGCCCGGCATCGGCGCTGATCGTCGCGAACCCCGTCCCCGAGGAGGAGCAGCTCGATCCGGGGCTCCACGCGCGCGTGCTCGCCGACGCGCTGCGCGCGTGCGAGGCCGAGGGCGTGACCGGGCAGGCCGTGACGCCGTTCCTGCTCGACCACCTGGTGCGGCACACCGACGGCGCGTCGCTCAGCGCCAATCTGGCGGCGGTGCGGGGCAACGTACGACTCGCGGGACGGATCGCGGCGGCCTGGGCGGGGGCATGA
- a CDS encoding carbohydrate kinase family protein — MLVVGDVITDVVARHRGPLAAGTDTAAAVRTLPGGAGANVACWAAHRGCPDVRLLGRVGADAAAWHERELSACGVRPLLVVDPEAPTGTVICLVDQGDSAERTFLTDSGASLRLDPGDWSSTLLDGVARLHLSGYLFFSEPSRALASAALESARARGVPVSLDPASAGFLAKLGVDRFLALAEDVDLLLPSRDEACLLTGLPDPADAAAELSRRIPLVVAKLGGDGALVARSGTVLAHVPAAPATARDTTGAGDAFTGAFLAALLAGAEPEAAAVEGCGAGAMAVERVGGRPEAAPPAR, encoded by the coding sequence CTGCTCGTCGTCGGTGACGTGATCACGGACGTGGTCGCCCGGCATCGGGGGCCGCTCGCGGCGGGCACCGACACGGCCGCCGCGGTCCGCACCCTGCCCGGTGGGGCCGGCGCCAACGTCGCCTGCTGGGCGGCTCATCGGGGCTGCCCGGACGTACGACTGCTGGGCCGGGTGGGCGCGGACGCCGCCGCCTGGCACGAACGCGAGCTGTCGGCCTGCGGTGTACGTCCCCTGCTCGTCGTCGATCCCGAGGCACCGACCGGGACGGTGATCTGTCTGGTGGACCAGGGCGACTCGGCCGAGCGGACGTTCCTCACGGACAGCGGGGCCTCACTGCGGCTCGATCCCGGCGACTGGTCGTCCACTCTGCTCGACGGTGTCGCGCGACTGCACCTGTCGGGCTACCTGTTCTTCTCCGAACCGAGCCGGGCGCTGGCCTCGGCGGCCCTGGAATCGGCACGCGCGCGGGGTGTACCGGTCAGTCTGGACCCGGCGTCGGCGGGCTTCCTCGCGAAGCTGGGCGTGGACCGATTCCTCGCGCTCGCCGAGGACGTCGACCTGTTGCTGCCCAGCCGCGACGAGGCGTGCCTGCTGACCGGTCTGCCCGATCCGGCGGACGCTGCTGCCGAGTTGAGCCGCCGTATTCCGCTGGTCGTCGCGAAACTGGGCGGCGACGGCGCCCTCGTGGCCCGCTCGGGCACCGTACTGGCGCACGTTCCGGCGGCGCCCGCGACGGCCCGGGACACCACGGGCGCCGGTGACGCGTTCACCGGCGCGTTCCTCGCCGCCCTGCTCGCGGGCGCCGAACCCGAGGCGGCGGCGGTGGAGGGATGCGGGGCGGGAGCGATGGCGGTGGAACGGGTCGGAGGAAGGCCGGAAGCGGCGCCCCCGGCCCGGTAG